From Campylobacter showae:
CATAACGCGAGGGTTGCCGTAGATAAAATATACGCCCGCGCTAAGCAAAACGGCTAGAACCATGCCTATTTGCGCATATCGTAGCTTCCTGTTATTTTTTAGCTTGAGCTTAAAAGCGGCAAATTTGCCCAGCATTTGATTGACGAATCCGCCCGGGCAAAGCCAGCCACAAAAGGCGCGCCCGAGGAAAATAACCAGCACGGGGATAAATAGCCAAAAGCCGAAAAACACGGTCGCGATCCGCCCCCAGCAGGTGACGATCGGGCAGGATTGGCAGTTTACGAAAGGCACGATAAATGGGCATCTAAAAATCCCGTAATATGCCCATTGTCCGATCGCGCCGATAAAAATTAGCTGCACCAAGCGACGAATTTTAGTTAGCCTAGAGACTTTTTTCATCTTTGCCATATTTACGATACTAAACATCTTTTACACCAAACCTTTCTATGAGTTCAAGCCCGCGCGCCGAATGGATGGAGGTAAAGCCGTGTCGCTCGAAAATTTCCTGCCCCTCCACGGAGCAAACGAAGTCCGCGAAGTCGTCGGCCAGCTTCTCGTCCTTTACGTACTTCATGATATTTAGCGTAAAGGTAAGCGGCCCGGGCGGGATGAGTTTCTCGTCGATAGGCATATATTCGATCTTGTCTTTAAACCTATCGTGCGTCGTTAGGCGCTTTTCGATTATGGACGCATCACCCTTGCCCTCTACCAGATCACACATCATCTGGATGACACATGAGCCGTTGGCGACCAT
This genomic window contains:
- a CDS encoding 4Fe-4S binding protein: MFSIVNMAKMKKVSRLTKIRRLVQLIFIGAIGQWAYYGIFRCPFIVPFVNCQSCPIVTCWGRIATVFFGFWLFIPVLVIFLGRAFCGWLCPGGFVNQMLGKFAAFKLKLKNNRKLRYAQIGMVLAVLLSAGVYFIYGNPRVMIPIRTSDEYLNAVIMSFKFSDWYWAVRTAVVVALIAASLIVANLWCRFACPSGGIMELLRKISIFRVYKTDACDNCNACLRKCEMGTRPDEMNCTNCGDCMDVCHADAIKFGRKKD